Genomic window (Maniola jurtina chromosome 8, ilManJurt1.1, whole genome shotgun sequence):
tcctctagtatgttataaaataaaaacaaaggtaacatgattaagtacttatttttattacagcTGAAGTTTAATTCGTACTCACCATTCCCAGAGTAACAAATATCTTTAGAAGACGTGTCGAGATTGcatgaaatctttattttatttctaagatTTGTATCAATGTGCTTGAACGGAATCTCTAGACTAGAAAGTACTGAATACACTACACTTTTTTCAATACTGTCTGCGTATGAAGGACCACTTCCAGCAATACCTCTAAGTGTATGACCTTGATAGTTGCTGTAATTCGGTATAACATTTCCTGTTATTAGTTTAAAATCACCTTTTATAATTGCGGCAAATCCTGTATAATCATCGATCTCGACAATCAAATCTCTTTTAGATGCACTATTTGATACAATACTCTCCCATAAATCGATTCCGTCTATGTTTATTGGTGGAACAATGTCAACTGCCCTTGAAAGTGTCGGCAACCAATCCGCTACATGCATATAACCTTTCCATAAATGTTGCCCTTGTGTTAAATTCTTACTCCAAATCAGTGCATTAACCCTAATGCCCCCTTCAAAAGGAGTCGTTTTAAGGCCTCTCAAAGGCCAATTCGACGCATAATTTGCCCACGTCTGTGACGATAAGCCACCGTTGTCAGAAACAAAGACTATTATGGTGTTTTCAAGTATACCTTTTTCTAATAATGCTCTTACAATATCACCTACGCTGTCGTCAAGTTTTTTTACCATTGCTGTAacaaagaatattaatttttaaaactttaaaatagtaaaatttaaGGGacatctaaatatttttttttaccatagAAATGTTCACAACATTGtgattcatttttttaaaaacaaaatacatatatttaataTCATTAGCAAAAAACTTCTTCTTACTGTaataaatcaaagaaaaattaaattattatatatctTAAGAACATTTTTAAATATGGAAATGTAGGTCAGAAAGAATCCATTTTCTCATCAAAGGTCTCTGTGACATAACATTATGAAGTTCCTGTAAAATCTTACCGGCATAGTATCTTCGTTGAGGCAGCTCTATATGCCGCATAGCACGTACAACATCCGGTGGCGCCTGCAACGGTGCTTGCTCATTGGCCGAGTGTGGCGCATTATGGGCCACCATCAAAAACAGTGGCTTTGTAATGTCATGAGATTTTATAActgcaaaaaataatttatattaaatcagcctaaatataaaagaaaaagctgactgaatgatctatcaacacaattgattttagatatttcaatgaggacaatgtcgataatattttgactgtgaaaaatgctctgcgctgcgctccgccataataatatgtgccccggccctaAAAGTTGAAGGAGTTAAATTCTATATACctacagcccggctagcatgggcagtagataaaaattatatccccgattatatccactgatttctatgacatcagtagatataatcgggggatataatttttatctactgcccatgctagccgggcaggttgGCCGGAGATGTGacgtttaaaagaaaaatttaaatatcttatACCAGCAGGGGTATCCAAACCACTGCTGGTATAAGATGCTGCTGCTCTGTGTATGTTCAGCGATATATAATAGTAGTTTAGGAGATATGAATTATTTAATGactttttcataattttcatccgtcaatgatttttatttatttttaacttatgcAAGTTTTATTTCTAGTGGACACTAGTCTGATGGCCatttatttccacaaaaatACGAAATCGTTATGCTTGTGTTTATCCTTGACCAGTTACAAACTAGGAGGTTAGATGGTGGTTACGAGATGGTTACGAGGTTGAAtattagttaagtaggtacctatacatgaTATGCAAACCCTCTATTTATACCAGGAAAACGTTATTCAAAGACAAGCATTGCGAAATAATgagataattatt
Coding sequences:
- the LOC123867664 gene encoding arylsulfatase J-like, with the translated sequence MFSKYMLLLFLILVSSMEGDADRPNIVFIIADDMGWDDVSFHGSDQILTPNIDLLAYTGVALERYYSHCVCTPSRSALLTGKFGHVTGMQGYPLTNGEDRALPITEKIMPQYFKEHGYATHLVGKWHVGQSRVEYLPTSRGFDSHFGHRGGYIDYYEYDLLETWNIGDVSGYDLFRNLSVAWDVQGYITDVYNEEAKAIIKSHDITKPLFLMVAHNAPHSANEQAPLQAPPDVVRAMRHIELPQRRYYAAMVKKLDDSVGDIVRALLEKGILENTIIVFVSDNGGLSSQTWANYASNWPLRGLKTTPFEGGIRVNALIWSKNLTQGQHLWKGYMHVADWLPTLSRAVDIVPPINIDGIDLWESIVSNSASKRDLIVEIDDYTGFAAIIKGDFKLITGNVIPNYSNYQGHTLRGIAGSGPSYADSIEKSVVYSVLSSLEIPFKHIDTNLRNKIKISCNLDTSSKDICYSGNGTICLYNIKEDPCESRDISAINPDLVEKLYARLQIETKRVIPRIKPHESNLNALPSLHNHVWNVWRSSDTS